A part of Paenibacillus sp. IHBB 10380 genomic DNA contains:
- a CDS encoding MarR family winged helix-turn-helix transcriptional regulator, producing MELEKYIGVIVHRADLKLNNYYQKVLTPFDITVDQWEILVILWEREGITQKELAERLFKDQTNIARMLFKLEKKGFIYRVTHETDRRSLRLYLTSKGQEIKDEILVPSLEAYRKTIDGLTDEEVETFRRTLSKMYDNVKFL from the coding sequence TTGGAATTAGAAAAATATATAGGTGTTATTGTCCACCGAGCAGATTTGAAACTTAATAATTATTATCAAAAAGTGCTTACCCCGTTTGATATTACAGTGGATCAATGGGAGATACTGGTTATACTTTGGGAAAGGGAGGGGATTACTCAAAAAGAACTTGCAGAAAGACTTTTTAAAGATCAGACGAACATTGCCCGAATGCTATTCAAGCTTGAGAAGAAAGGTTTTATTTATCGTGTAACCCATGAGACGGATAGAAGATCCTTACGCCTATATCTAACTTCTAAAGGTCAAGAAATTAAAGATGAAATTCTTGTTCCATCGCTTGAAGCGTATAGAAAGACCATTGATGGATTAACGGATGAAGAAGTTGAAACATTTAGAAGGACACTTTCTAAAATGTATGATAATGTAAAATTTTTATAA
- a CDS encoding ABC transporter ATP-binding protein: MDDVVAQVVRLSKTIKKQTIVQDISFNIASGNVLALCGGNGAGKSTVLRMLAGIMQPTSGDIIVNNLRWSKERKLFSQQIGYMPDDYQFNQGLTAEEALSFWAALRGVPKQRVQEVLTLVGLEDKGKVLVNTFSKGMRQRILFAQAILAKPPLLIMDEPTNGLDPFWMKEFVRLLKNIKQEGHTVAFSTHQLEIADDVADHIVFLNRGRNVGEGSIEHFRDKYGSTHAAFNHSLGLK; this comes from the coding sequence GTGGATGATGTTGTAGCTCAGGTCGTTAGGCTATCCAAAACGATAAAGAAGCAGACCATAGTTCAAGATATAAGTTTTAATATCGCCTCAGGCAATGTTTTGGCATTATGTGGCGGGAATGGAGCGGGAAAAAGCACTGTTCTGCGAATGCTTGCTGGGATTATGCAACCTACTTCGGGGGACATCATCGTAAACAACTTACGCTGGAGCAAGGAAAGGAAGCTTTTTTCTCAACAAATCGGATATATGCCAGATGATTATCAATTTAATCAGGGGCTGACCGCAGAAGAGGCTTTATCCTTTTGGGCGGCACTTCGAGGAGTTCCTAAACAAAGGGTACAAGAGGTTCTCACTTTGGTTGGTTTAGAGGATAAAGGAAAAGTATTGGTAAACACCTTCTCAAAGGGGATGCGTCAGCGCATCTTATTTGCTCAGGCGATATTAGCAAAACCACCACTGCTTATTATGGATGAACCCACCAATGGATTAGATCCGTTCTGGATGAAAGAGTTTGTTCGATTATTAAAAAATATCAAGCAGGAGGGGCATACGGTTGCCTTCTCCACGCATCAACTTGAAATAGCGGATGATGTAGCTGATCACATTGTTTTTTTGAACCGTGGCAGAAACGTTGGGGAAGGCTCTATTGAGCATTTCCGTGATAAATATGGCTCCACTCACGCTGCATTTAATCATAGTCTTGGTCTGAAATGA
- a CDS encoding MFS transporter yields the protein MKKNNNKIGIFDVQYRTMTIGIILAVATVGFEGLAITTIAPKLAQSLNGIPLYGWIFSAFLLSQIIGTMVIGNQIDKNGVFKSYVVSILVFVAGIVIAATSFNMHMLIGGRAFQGFGAGALLTCVYYSITLSYPDELRTKILAAFSSAYVLPALIGPYIAGLLAEFLSWRFVFWFVLPFVVLSVFLTLPSFRKLQAENTCTPSTQRGNYKEIYAILLTLGTGLLLTGLGFVPDWKGIAISVVGVLIMIQPLRKLLPEGALLVREGLPATIVSRGMFVACFFAVESYVVLALTTVKGLSADVAGLIVAAGAISWSAAAWFQSKLDERDHGNGRKKRVIVGVGFMIVGVMLVIIIVGLPGNGIIFAVLSQTLTGFGIGLAHPTTGAIALQHAKVGEAGAVSANIQFIDAFGPGLSIGLGGALIAISETCGWGVLTGIMLALSIQFLCLLFCFIISFRITKKEM from the coding sequence ATGAAAAAAAACAATAATAAAATAGGGATTTTTGATGTCCAGTATAGAACGATGACAATAGGTATTATCTTGGCTGTTGCAACCGTAGGATTCGAGGGACTAGCGATTACGACTATTGCACCGAAGTTGGCGCAAAGTTTAAATGGTATCCCTTTATATGGCTGGATTTTTAGCGCATTTCTTTTATCTCAAATTATTGGCACAATGGTTATCGGTAATCAGATTGATAAGAATGGTGTGTTTAAATCTTATGTCGTGTCTATTCTAGTTTTTGTTGCAGGTATCGTCATTGCAGCAACTTCCTTCAATATGCACATGCTGATTGGAGGAAGAGCTTTTCAAGGTTTCGGAGCAGGTGCCCTTTTAACTTGCGTATACTACAGCATTACATTAAGTTACCCTGACGAGCTTAGAACTAAAATTCTTGCAGCATTTTCAAGTGCTTATGTTCTTCCTGCATTGATTGGCCCTTATATAGCAGGACTTTTAGCTGAATTTCTATCATGGAGGTTTGTGTTCTGGTTTGTTCTGCCTTTCGTTGTTCTATCTGTATTTTTAACGCTCCCGTCGTTTCGTAAATTACAAGCTGAAAACACATGTACACCCTCTACCCAAAGAGGAAACTATAAAGAAATCTATGCCATTTTATTGACTCTCGGAACGGGTCTGTTGTTAACCGGCTTAGGATTTGTACCCGATTGGAAGGGAATTGCGATTTCAGTTGTAGGGGTATTGATTATGATTCAACCTTTGCGAAAGCTGCTACCAGAGGGCGCTTTATTAGTCAGAGAAGGTTTACCGGCAACCATTGTTTCAAGAGGGATGTTTGTTGCATGCTTCTTTGCTGTTGAAAGTTACGTTGTTTTAGCTCTAACAACAGTTAAAGGTTTATCGGCGGACGTTGCGGGTTTAATTGTTGCCGCTGGAGCAATAAGTTGGTCAGCAGCAGCTTGGTTCCAATCCAAGCTTGATGAAAGAGACCATGGGAATGGCCGAAAAAAGCGGGTAATCGTCGGCGTTGGTTTCATGATTGTCGGAGTTATGCTGGTCATAATAATTGTAGGACTTCCAGGTAATGGAATAATATTCGCGGTATTATCACAAACACTCACCGGATTTGGCATAGGGTTAGCACATCCAACAACGGGAGCCATTGCTCTACAGCATGCGAAAGTAGGGGAAGCAGGTGCGGTTTCGGCGAATATTCAATTTATTGATGCGTTTGGTCCTGGATTAAGCATTGGATTAGGCGGTGCTCTAATCGCTATAAGTGAAACTTGTGGATGGGGAGTATTGACAGGAATCATGCTGGCCTTATCAATCCAGTTCCTTTGCTTACTCTTCTGTTTTATAATCTCTTTCCGTATTACGAAGAAGGAAATGTAA
- a CDS encoding redoxin domain-containing protein, which produces MKSNRIQFRRIVTILIVVVALIALAWTIVQSNRSSQHSGSSKIEVGAAAPDFAATNTEGQQVRLTEYRGKVVLINFWASWCKPCVREMPLIHSVFQSKDNDIETLFINVGEAKGTVNEFMKKQQFTFPVIIDVTGKVSSLYRITGLPATFIIDKTGRFRKVVLGEVTDYTLLRTWLEAAKDPR; this is translated from the coding sequence TTGAAGAGTAACAGGATACAATTTCGACGTATAGTTACAATATTGATCGTAGTAGTGGCTCTCATAGCGTTGGCGTGGACTATAGTTCAGTCTAACCGGTCCAGCCAACATTCAGGGTCAAGCAAGATAGAGGTTGGAGCGGCCGCTCCTGACTTTGCAGCAACCAATACGGAAGGACAACAAGTTCGCCTTACTGAGTATCGTGGAAAGGTCGTATTGATTAATTTTTGGGCATCATGGTGCAAACCTTGTGTCAGGGAAATGCCGCTTATTCATAGTGTTTTTCAATCAAAAGATAACGATATAGAGACGTTATTTATCAATGTTGGAGAAGCCAAGGGTACCGTTAATGAATTTATGAAAAAACAACAATTTACGTTTCCCGTTATTATAGACGTTACAGGAAAGGTATCGAGTCTGTATAGGATTACAGGGTTGCCTGCAACTTTTATCATTGATAAGACAGGAAGATTTAGAAAAGTTGTTCTTGGCGAAGTGACGGACTATACATTATTGAGAACATGGCTAGAAGCTGCAAAGGATCCACGTTAG